A single window of Danio rerio strain Tuebingen ecotype United States chromosome 15, GRCz12tu, whole genome shotgun sequence DNA harbors:
- the LOC101883087 gene encoding uncharacterized protein, translating to MMNMAFIKQEIDDLSDPEPSRMNHEDAEKQTDWMEVIEQSHKLNQAEDAEEGIKAHATDEEKLQVCSQCGKSFNQRSNLNIHMRIHTGEKPHSCRHCGKSFTFASGLSYHLLIHSGEKPFHCEQCPRKFISASHLKKHMLVHTNEKPYACSVCGKSFSCLCYYKQHQKTHDEVRDHVCCDCGKSFKTALQLKRHQIVHTGERPYKCSYCEKRFNQSGHLKVHERIHTGERPYHCTQCGKTFKCTNTFSNHLRVHSEERAYQCDQCGKDFTTSSNLKQHLKVHLDEKPHLCSVCGKGFSRLANCRKHQKIHNDVRVRVC from the exons ATGATGAATATGGCGTTTATTAAACAGGAGATTGATGACCTGAGTGATCCAGAACCATCCAGAATGAATCATGAAGATGCTGAGAAGCAAACAG aCTGGATGGAAGTgatagagcaaagccacaaacTGAACCAAGCAGAAGACGCGGAAGAAGGCATCAAAGCGCACGCAACAGACGAGGAAAAGCTGCAGGTCTGCTCGCAGTGCGGAAAGAGTTTCAACCAAAGGAGCAACCTGAACATACACATGCGGATACACACCGGGGAGAAGCCGCACTCCTGCCGTCACTGCGGGAAGAGCTTCACCTTCGCATCCGGTCTGAGTTATCATCTGCTCATTCACTCCGGGGAAAAGCCGTTTCACTGCGAGCAGTGTCCCAGAAAGTTCATTTCAGCCTCGCATCTCAAAAAACACATGCTCGTCCATACTAATGAGAAGCCGTACGCATGCTCTGTGTGCGGAAAGAGTTTTTCCTGCTTGTGTTATTACAAACAGCATCAGAAAACCCATGATGAAGTGAGAGACCACGTGTGCTGTGATTGTGGGAAGAGCTTCAAAACGGCTCTCCAGCTGAAAAGGCACCAGATTGTTCACACTGGCGAAAGACCCTACAAGTGCTCGTACTGTGAGAAGAGATTCAATCAGTCTGGACACCTTAAAGTGCACGAgcgaattcacactggggagaggCCGTATcactgcactcagtgtggaaagacttTTAAATGCACCAACACGTTCAGTAATCACCTGCGGGTTCACTCTGAGGAAAGGGCGTATCAATGCGATCAGTGCGGGAAAGACTTTACCACATCGTCAAATCTGAAACAGCATCTGAAGGTTCATTTAGACGAGAAGCCGCACTTGTGCTCCGTCTGTGGGAAGGGATTTTCAAGGCTGGCCAATTGTAGAAAGCACCAGAAAATACATAATGATGTGAGAGTTCGAGTGTGTTGA